From a region of the Aeoliella mucimassa genome:
- a CDS encoding formylglycine-generating enzyme family protein: MPVQSRVWLLILIILLAPLPYGAWVGVRSAYRWWVPESEIKTEWQQVDAGPPRVREQSGMVRIAAGRTILGSSSTGNVDRQPAHEVWLDPFWIDAKLVTNDQFAEFVKATDFSTTAERRGSSLVFDYDRREWLEVEMACWKSPEGPLSTLADRGNLPVVHVSWHDALAYAEWANKRLVTEAEYELAARGGLIDNQYAWGNELSSDQPEANYWQGRFPHRDLGLDGFRGPSPVGSFPPNRFGLYDMTGNVWCWCADWYAADYYYSSPLHNPPGPPTGQARTLRGGSWLSTGGAGSELAVTARGHAPPHHTASNVGFRCAGGPPATEIAAKSKRRR; this comes from the coding sequence GTGCCTGTGCAGTCGCGAGTGTGGTTGCTGATTTTGATCATCCTGCTGGCTCCGCTGCCATATGGGGCGTGGGTCGGCGTGCGAAGTGCCTATCGCTGGTGGGTGCCGGAGTCGGAGATCAAGACCGAGTGGCAACAAGTCGACGCCGGCCCGCCTCGCGTGCGGGAGCAATCCGGCATGGTCCGCATCGCCGCGGGTCGGACGATCCTCGGTAGTTCGTCGACTGGCAACGTCGACCGCCAGCCCGCCCACGAGGTGTGGCTCGATCCATTCTGGATCGACGCGAAGCTGGTGACGAACGATCAGTTTGCCGAGTTTGTGAAAGCTACCGACTTTAGCACGACTGCCGAGCGGCGCGGCTCGTCGCTGGTGTTCGACTACGACCGCCGAGAGTGGCTCGAAGTGGAAATGGCGTGTTGGAAGTCGCCCGAAGGGCCGCTGAGCACGCTGGCCGACCGGGGCAATTTGCCGGTGGTGCACGTCAGCTGGCACGATGCACTGGCCTACGCCGAGTGGGCGAACAAGCGACTGGTGACCGAAGCCGAGTACGAGCTGGCCGCTCGCGGCGGGTTGATCGACAACCAGTATGCGTGGGGCAACGAGCTATCGAGCGACCAGCCGGAAGCGAATTACTGGCAAGGACGTTTTCCGCATCGCGATTTGGGGCTCGATGGATTCCGCGGCCCTTCGCCGGTGGGGAGCTTTCCGCCGAACCGGTTCGGACTGTACGACATGACCGGCAACGTCTGGTGCTGGTGCGCCGACTGGTACGCGGCCGACTACTATTATTCGAGCCCGCTACACAATCCGCCCGGCCCACCAACCGGCCAGGCCCGCACGCTGCGCGGTGGCTCATGGCTCAGCACCGGCGGAGCAGGGAGCGAACTGGCGGTAACCGCCCGCGGGCACGCCCCCCCGCACCACACCGCCAGCAATGTGGGGTTCCGCTGTGCCGGGGGACCTCCGGCGACAGAAATAGCTGCCAAATCGAAACGGAGACGCTAA
- a CDS encoding DNRLRE domain-containing protein, with the protein MAKLFRIRATRTLLAASACLMASVATAQTTVSFQNGINGYTGSIDKVIASDGIDAGTGLPNPNIERVGSEVQNYFLDGGSPDRNALYQFNSIFGNGANQIPMGATILDAKFSVVTSGEGNARTGGNFFVAGLTSPFTTTTTYNDYAGGLGAWWESGTSTRPVDGVGPTRSGNVSSFDVTSLVQDWSSGNLANNGLVIQAGHGGHTTDGWSVNSTSFSDSTRRPKLEITYTTAAEAEVNVFQEGVNGYTGNSMVLVDSGSIAAPSPSIDANPVIIDPINGDQPDDVSYDGSTITAGGFLDGPALSPYDSNGNLNPIGTVGSRDVFGLIKFDNVFGNGAGQAPADVPVGKAYVVLTTHTSSTDSPATDSYKIQPLYRDWNTTDLPLHSEFGDIAGLQQSDGDVGEVLDSMVGVVTGTEVWFDVTSYLEAARAGNPLGGADYGLAVTSNTTDGWQIAFNGDTDLTIRPRLVVVSAPSSIIEPGLSGDFNDDGIVDLGDYTLWRDNLGSSNSLNGNGNENGASAGIVDMADYDLWKTNFGNTSGVSPALASVPEPSALALVALALGAVAFRRVR; encoded by the coding sequence ATGGCGAAGCTGTTCCGAATTCGAGCCACTCGCACGCTGCTCGCAGCGTCGGCTTGCCTGATGGCGAGCGTGGCCACTGCCCAGACAACGGTAAGTTTCCAAAACGGCATCAATGGCTACACCGGCTCGATCGACAAAGTGATCGCCTCGGATGGTATCGATGCTGGCACCGGACTGCCCAATCCCAATATTGAACGAGTCGGTTCGGAAGTACAGAACTACTTCCTCGATGGTGGTTCGCCCGACCGCAACGCGCTTTATCAGTTCAACAGCATTTTCGGCAACGGCGCCAATCAAATCCCCATGGGAGCAACCATTCTCGACGCCAAGTTCAGTGTCGTGACCTCGGGCGAAGGCAACGCCCGCACCGGTGGCAACTTCTTCGTTGCCGGTTTGACGAGCCCCTTCACCACTACCACGACTTACAACGACTACGCTGGTGGCCTTGGTGCTTGGTGGGAATCGGGAACCTCGACTCGCCCCGTCGATGGCGTTGGCCCCACTCGTTCGGGTAATGTTTCGTCGTTCGACGTGACCTCGCTGGTTCAAGACTGGTCGAGCGGAAACCTGGCCAACAACGGTCTGGTCATCCAAGCTGGCCATGGTGGTCACACGACTGACGGTTGGAGCGTTAACAGCACCAGCTTTAGCGACTCGACTCGCCGTCCGAAGCTCGAAATCACTTATACGACTGCCGCCGAAGCGGAAGTAAACGTCTTCCAGGAAGGCGTCAATGGTTACACTGGCAACAGCATGGTACTCGTGGACAGCGGATCAATTGCTGCTCCATCGCCAAGCATCGATGCGAATCCCGTGATCATCGACCCCATCAACGGTGATCAACCCGACGACGTTTCGTACGATGGTTCTACCATTACCGCTGGTGGATTCCTTGATGGCCCTGCTCTCTCGCCTTATGACTCGAATGGCAATCTGAATCCAATCGGAACCGTTGGCTCGCGCGACGTATTTGGTTTGATCAAGTTTGATAACGTGTTCGGCAACGGTGCTGGCCAAGCTCCCGCTGACGTGCCAGTTGGTAAGGCTTACGTAGTGCTAACCACTCACACTTCGAGCACCGACAGCCCTGCGACTGATTCGTACAAGATTCAACCTCTTTACCGCGACTGGAACACCACCGACCTGCCGCTGCACTCCGAATTTGGCGACATCGCTGGCCTGCAACAATCCGACGGCGACGTTGGTGAAGTACTCGACAGCATGGTCGGTGTAGTCACCGGCACGGAAGTTTGGTTCGACGTGACCAGCTACCTTGAAGCGGCTCGTGCCGGCAACCCACTGGGTGGTGCTGACTACGGTCTCGCAGTGACTTCCAATACTACCGATGGCTGGCAGATTGCTTTCAATGGCGACACTGACCTGACCATTCGTCCTCGCTTGGTCGTAGTCTCGGCTCCTTCGAGCATCATCGAACCTGGTTTGTCTGGCGACTTCAACGACGATGGTATCGTCGATCTCGGGGACTACACGCTCTGGCGTGACAATCTCGGTAGCAGCAATAGCCTGAATGGCAATGGCAACGAGAATGGTGCCAGCGCCGGTATTGTCGACATGGCCGACTACGATCTCTGGAAAACCAACTTCGGCAACACCTCGGGTGTGAGCCCTGCTCTGGCATCAGTTCCAGAACCCAGTGCCTTGGCTTTGGTTGCCTTGGCTTTGGGTGCGGTGGCTTTCCGTCGCGTCCGCTAG
- a CDS encoding DUF1559 domain-containing protein has product MQLPAYSSNRRTFRGFTLVELLVVIAIIGILVALLLPAVQSAREAARRTSCQSNMKQICLGILNYENSRRELPPPHWSQAYTNGGQTRTAQHSVLSYILAEVEQGAIADEWDFTWDWEDQNNSKNFQLSQTLIPTFRCPTVPHTTRDESQEGESTFEPTTGATDYTVCEQIALASGTGAYELVQQRLIKSRSNAIGNWQSVLSVRSKSGIRRPKMKDTTDGLSNTFMFFETGGRPIYYVNGNPRMDGTGHDETQGGHSWAKYDNWHDVHNRCGNSLMNCNNNEEIYSFHVSGCFFGYGDGSVHFHEESMDPDVFVSLFTRDCGDIIAE; this is encoded by the coding sequence GTGCAGTTGCCCGCTTACAGCAGCAATCGTCGAACCTTCCGCGGTTTCACCTTGGTGGAACTGCTAGTCGTTATTGCCATCATTGGCATCTTGGTCGCTCTTTTGCTCCCGGCAGTTCAGTCGGCCCGCGAAGCCGCCCGTCGAACTTCGTGCCAGAGCAACATGAAGCAGATCTGTCTTGGCATTCTCAACTACGAGAACTCCCGCCGAGAACTCCCCCCTCCCCACTGGTCGCAGGCCTATACCAATGGTGGCCAAACCCGTACCGCTCAACACAGTGTGCTGTCGTACATTCTGGCCGAGGTCGAACAAGGTGCCATCGCTGATGAATGGGATTTTACCTGGGACTGGGAAGACCAAAACAACAGCAAGAACTTTCAGCTCAGCCAAACACTGATTCCAACCTTCCGCTGCCCCACGGTTCCTCACACCACTCGTGATGAATCGCAAGAAGGCGAGTCGACATTCGAGCCGACTACTGGTGCGACTGACTATACCGTTTGCGAACAGATTGCCCTGGCCTCTGGCACAGGTGCTTACGAACTGGTGCAGCAACGTTTGATCAAGAGCCGTTCCAATGCAATCGGCAACTGGCAGAGCGTTCTCTCGGTTCGCAGCAAGAGCGGTATCCGTCGGCCTAAGATGAAAGACACCACCGACGGTCTGTCGAACACGTTCATGTTCTTTGAAACTGGCGGTCGTCCCATCTACTACGTGAATGGCAATCCTCGCATGGATGGCACTGGCCACGACGAAACACAAGGTGGCCACAGCTGGGCTAAGTACGACAATTGGCACGATGTTCACAACCGTTGTGGTAACAGCCTGATGAACTGCAACAACAACGAAGAAATCTACAGCTTCCACGTTAGTGGCTGCTTCTTCGGTTACGGAGATGGTTCAGTTCACTTCCACGAAGAATCGATGGACCCCGACGTCTTCGTGTCGCTCTTTACCCGCGACTGCGGTGACATCATCGCTGAGTAG
- a CDS encoding IS630 family transposase, translating into MPKLNDEFCERMEDVLEQYEKPLDPNEPVVCLDEQPYQRVDDARPPEPAAPGKIAKQDYEYRRCGTCSVFVAVEPKAGKRFVQAKRHRKRADFARFVRDLLKRYPDAERVHLVMDNLNTHNEKSLIETFGEEAARPMLERIVWHFTPKHASWLNMAEIEISAIQRQCLGRRLASLDKVQSELSHCSRDRNRKKIKINWTFHRKDAKRVFPELYRK; encoded by the coding sequence GTGCCCAAGCTGAACGACGAGTTCTGTGAGCGGATGGAGGACGTCCTCGAGCAGTACGAGAAGCCGCTCGACCCGAACGAGCCGGTCGTCTGCCTCGACGAGCAGCCCTATCAGAGGGTCGACGACGCGCGGCCGCCCGAGCCCGCGGCACCCGGCAAGATCGCGAAGCAGGACTACGAGTACCGCCGCTGCGGAACCTGCAGCGTGTTCGTGGCGGTCGAGCCGAAGGCGGGCAAGCGATTCGTTCAGGCCAAGCGTCACCGCAAGCGAGCCGACTTCGCCCGGTTCGTCCGCGACCTCTTGAAGCGCTATCCCGACGCAGAGCGGGTTCATCTGGTGATGGACAACCTCAACACGCACAACGAGAAGTCGTTGATCGAAACCTTTGGCGAGGAGGCGGCTCGGCCAATGCTGGAGCGGATTGTGTGGCATTTTACCCCCAAGCATGCCAGTTGGCTCAACATGGCCGAGATCGAAATCTCGGCCATACAGCGACAATGCCTGGGACGTCGGTTGGCTTCGCTCGACAAGGTTCAAAGCGAACTCTCCCACTGTTCACGCGACCGCAATCGGAAGAAAATCAAAATCAATTGGACCTTCCATCGAAAAGACGCCAAACGCGTCTTCCCTGAACTCTATAGGAAATGA
- a CDS encoding helix-turn-helix domain-containing protein: MKKHIVCLDHQARGGLEQLARSGARAAQVVRRCQILLKSDSGCTDEEIAEHVGCTTRNVRAVRKRFCEEGVQRAVYDAPRSGRPPEFTKRQQQQVIALACSEPPEGRARWTLELLCEHAVKEGFVDSLSVTEVSLWLKEHDLKPWRKKLGACPS, translated from the coding sequence ATGAAAAAGCACATTGTTTGCCTGGACCACCAGGCCCGTGGAGGTTTGGAGCAGCTAGCACGCTCAGGCGCCCGCGCGGCGCAAGTGGTGCGTCGCTGCCAGATATTATTGAAATCGGACTCGGGATGCACCGACGAAGAGATCGCCGAGCATGTGGGCTGCACGACGCGCAACGTCCGAGCCGTCCGAAAGCGGTTCTGCGAAGAGGGCGTCCAGCGGGCGGTGTACGATGCGCCTCGCTCGGGCCGCCCCCCAGAGTTCACCAAGCGGCAGCAGCAACAGGTAATCGCCCTGGCGTGCAGCGAGCCGCCCGAGGGACGGGCTCGCTGGACGCTGGAATTGTTGTGCGAGCACGCGGTGAAGGAAGGCTTCGTCGATTCGCTCAGCGTGACGGAGGTCTCGCTGTGGCTCAAGGAACACGACCTGAAGCCGTGGCGAAAAAAACTTGGTGCGTGCCCAAGCTGA
- a CDS encoding rhomboid family intramembrane serine protease, which produces MGLNERDYGRASYEGSYGYGQSGYTLGSPQSVVVKLIIINAIVFVLQLIFRSNDPRIPSNFDSLFSLHEHWYYEPWRFFELLSYGFLHSPWDYWHIFGNMFMLWFAGRAVEQKIGGREFLVFYLLGIVIAGTAWCLIESMVPDGGNQRFGPLGVPMLGASGGVTAVLMLFIFYYPRVTILFMFVIPMPAWVLGVLVVGGDMWGAMSRSGHVAFTAHLGGALFAYLYYNSRIRLTDYVPTSFKMPSFKRKPPLRVHRPDDEPREDAQERRLNELLDKVSKHGQDSLSKREFSELQKLSKHYQQKRK; this is translated from the coding sequence ATGGGCCTGAACGAACGCGATTACGGACGCGCCAGCTACGAAGGTAGCTACGGCTACGGGCAGTCCGGCTACACCCTGGGCTCGCCGCAGTCGGTGGTGGTCAAGCTGATCATCATCAATGCGATCGTGTTCGTATTGCAGTTGATTTTCCGCAGCAACGATCCGCGGATTCCGTCGAACTTCGACTCGCTATTCAGTCTGCACGAGCATTGGTATTACGAACCATGGCGGTTCTTTGAATTACTGAGCTACGGATTCCTGCACAGTCCTTGGGACTACTGGCACATTTTCGGCAACATGTTCATGCTCTGGTTCGCAGGTCGAGCCGTGGAGCAAAAAATCGGTGGCCGTGAGTTCCTGGTGTTCTACCTGCTCGGCATCGTGATTGCCGGTACTGCGTGGTGTTTAATTGAGTCGATGGTGCCCGATGGTGGCAATCAGCGGTTTGGGCCGTTAGGGGTGCCGATGCTCGGTGCGTCGGGCGGCGTGACCGCGGTTCTGATGCTGTTTATCTTTTATTACCCGCGGGTGACCATCCTGTTCATGTTCGTGATTCCCATGCCCGCTTGGGTGTTGGGAGTGCTGGTGGTCGGCGGCGACATGTGGGGGGCGATGAGTCGCTCAGGCCACGTGGCTTTTACCGCCCACCTTGGCGGCGCCTTGTTCGCCTACCTGTATTACAACTCGCGGATACGATTGACCGATTACGTGCCGACCAGTTTCAAGATGCCGAGTTTCAAGCGGAAGCCACCGTTGCGGGTGCATCGCCCCGACGACGAGCCGCGAGAAGACGCCCAGGAACGTCGGCTGAACGAGCTGCTCGATAAGGTATCGAAGCACGGGCAGGATAGCCTGAGCAAGCGTGAGTTCAGCGAACTTCAGAAACTGAGCAAGCACTACCAGCAGAAACGGAAGTAA
- a CDS encoding TIGR01777 family oxidoreductase has product MINYPSQIVAVAGSSGLVGSALTAALEKDGHTVRRLVRRPVKDPNTEIYWKPSAGEIDAEKLSEVDAVVHLGGAGLTDSWWTEEYKQKIRDSRVNSTRLLSETLAGLSKKPRVHVNASAIGYYGVRGDEVIDETSPGGSGFLADTCREWEAATQPSWESGIRVCQMRIGVVLSADGGALAKMLTPFRMGVGGVLGSGKQYMSWVALPDLIAAIQFALDHDPLHGAVNTTAPNPVTNREFTKMLGTVLNRPTVVHTPAFAVRLMAGREMADEILLGGAKIYPRRLQAEGFEFTCANIQTALETVLGVN; this is encoded by the coding sequence ATGATCAACTACCCCTCCCAAATCGTAGCGGTTGCCGGTTCCTCTGGTCTGGTTGGTTCAGCACTAACCGCCGCGCTGGAAAAAGATGGGCACACAGTCCGCCGCCTCGTTCGCCGACCGGTGAAGGATCCGAATACAGAGATCTACTGGAAGCCCTCCGCAGGCGAGATCGACGCGGAGAAGCTGAGCGAAGTCGACGCGGTGGTGCACCTCGGTGGGGCAGGGCTGACCGACTCGTGGTGGACCGAAGAGTACAAGCAGAAGATTCGCGACAGTCGAGTGAACAGCACGCGGTTGTTGAGTGAGACCCTCGCAGGGCTAAGTAAAAAACCGCGGGTGCATGTGAATGCTTCGGCCATCGGCTACTACGGTGTGCGAGGCGACGAAGTAATCGACGAGACCTCGCCCGGCGGCAGCGGCTTTCTAGCCGATACCTGCCGCGAGTGGGAAGCAGCGACGCAACCGTCGTGGGAGTCGGGCATTCGCGTTTGCCAGATGCGAATCGGCGTGGTCTTGAGCGCCGACGGAGGAGCCTTGGCGAAGATGCTCACACCCTTCCGCATGGGCGTCGGCGGAGTGCTCGGCAGCGGCAAGCAATACATGAGCTGGGTCGCTCTGCCCGACCTGATCGCGGCCATTCAGTTCGCCTTGGATCACGATCCGCTGCACGGGGCAGTGAACACTACGGCTCCGAATCCGGTGACGAATCGCGAGTTCACCAAGATGCTCGGCACGGTGCTCAACCGCCCCACGGTGGTCCACACCCCCGCGTTCGCGGTGCGACTGATGGCCGGCCGCGAGATGGCCGACGAGATACTACTCGGGGGCGCAAAAATATACCCCCGCCGTTTACAGGCCGAAGGATTTGAGTTCACTTGTGCGAACATCCAAACGGCGCTGGAAACTGTGCTGGGGGTAAATTAG
- a CDS encoding efflux RND transporter periplasmic adaptor subunit, whose product MRRTTKSTFLLSMVLALLVSPLSGCRKNKYIAPPPPEVDVATPVVQEIRRELEFTGSTTSFKTVKIEARVKGFLEEIRFQEGSNQIKKDDVLYIIDQEPFKVKVQQAQAALKVAEAMQSDADAQMASAKAEQKNAQTQLARSRAAGGAVTEAEIDEQVAAVGIADAKISAAEAARASADSQHTAAEAALAEAELDLEYTTVRSPIDGRITETLVDVGNLVGANEATHLATIVQNNPLYVYFNISESDILQWLEWQRQGLVAHRPEEMDERKTPIKLALADEDDFPHEGYVDYADPVIDQSSGTLRVRAVFKNDDNAIPAGAFVRIRVPLFPEQAMLVDDPAVARDQAGPYVLVVGEDNKVERRSVKVGDRYQGMRVIYDGLSTDDRIVVNGLQYARPGREVAPQLTEMQQPKPAAAAAATADDSSTTEEQTPESTESSSSDNE is encoded by the coding sequence ATGCGACGTACTACAAAATCCACTTTTCTCCTCTCCATGGTTCTCGCCTTGTTGGTGTCCCCATTAAGCGGGTGCCGCAAGAATAAGTACATCGCACCCCCTCCGCCGGAGGTCGACGTCGCTACTCCGGTAGTGCAGGAAATCCGTCGCGAGCTGGAATTCACCGGTTCGACCACTTCGTTTAAGACGGTCAAGATCGAAGCCCGTGTGAAGGGATTCCTGGAGGAGATCCGGTTCCAGGAGGGATCGAATCAGATCAAAAAAGACGATGTGCTGTACATCATCGATCAGGAACCGTTCAAGGTAAAAGTGCAGCAGGCGCAAGCGGCGCTCAAGGTGGCCGAGGCCATGCAGAGCGATGCCGATGCCCAGATGGCCAGCGCTAAGGCCGAGCAGAAGAACGCCCAAACGCAACTCGCCCGCAGCCGCGCTGCTGGCGGTGCGGTGACGGAAGCCGAAATCGACGAGCAGGTTGCCGCGGTCGGCATTGCCGACGCCAAGATCAGTGCGGCCGAGGCCGCCCGCGCGTCGGCCGACTCGCAGCATACCGCTGCCGAAGCCGCGCTGGCCGAGGCCGAGCTCGATCTCGAGTACACCACCGTGCGTTCGCCGATCGATGGTAGGATCACCGAAACGCTGGTCGATGTCGGCAATCTGGTGGGAGCCAACGAAGCCACGCACCTGGCGACCATTGTGCAGAACAATCCGTTGTACGTTTACTTTAATATTAGCGAGTCCGACATCCTGCAATGGCTCGAATGGCAACGACAGGGACTCGTAGCCCATCGACCCGAAGAGATGGACGAGCGGAAAACACCAATCAAATTGGCCTTGGCCGACGAAGACGATTTTCCCCACGAGGGATACGTCGACTACGCCGATCCGGTGATTGATCAAAGTAGTGGAACCTTGCGCGTGAGGGCGGTGTTCAAGAACGACGACAACGCGATTCCCGCGGGCGCGTTCGTACGGATTCGAGTGCCGCTGTTCCCCGAACAGGCGATGTTGGTCGACGACCCCGCGGTGGCCCGCGATCAAGCAGGGCCTTATGTGCTGGTGGTCGGCGAAGACAACAAGGTGGAGCGGCGTAGCGTGAAAGTCGGCGATCGCTACCAAGGCATGCGAGTCATCTACGATGGACTGTCGACCGACGATCGCATCGTGGTGAACGGATTGCAGTACGCACGCCCAGGGCGCGAAGTGGCTCCGCAACTCACCGAGATGCAGCAGCCCAAGCCAGCAGCGGCGGCCGCAGCCACGGCAGACGACTCCTCTACTACCGAGGAGCAAACGCCGGAGTCTACTGAGTCCTCTTCCTCCGACAACGAGTAG
- a CDS encoding matrixin family metalloprotease: protein MHPLARTLGIAICYALLAPPAWGFVPVSRWGETASHAETPLGKPATITWSLLPDGTPLGDGQTSELVGMFDTLFGITTSDTDYEQRAWFPLVSSTFDRWAELGGANLVYESVDDGTTFGSLRGQLGQRGDIRLGGVDMDGPRGTLGTSQYPQGGDILIDTLGGGYLLDPADNYLRFRNVLTHEIGHALGFGHVYSSDAHFLMESELDLTIDGPQFDDIRALHYYYGDHNERTNNGLGNDTLSAATSLGTLASGTRISIGDHATTGLSIEIDETDFVSISNSSDRDFYHFSVEQPGTFDLLLTPLGESYFQGTESNSQAETFPIAASNLSFSLYDGQGTRLLTIDEFLHGSPEQLNDYAVSESADYYIEVRGTRQSPQLYQVTLTHHALMVPEPSSLFLVVLALGMLLRKRNA, encoded by the coding sequence ATGCATCCCCTCGCCCGCACCCTTGGCATCGCGATCTGCTATGCCTTGCTTGCGCCGCCGGCGTGGGGCTTTGTGCCAGTGAGTCGCTGGGGCGAGACCGCTTCGCACGCGGAGACTCCACTGGGAAAACCCGCAACCATCACCTGGAGCCTGCTGCCTGACGGCACTCCTCTGGGCGACGGCCAAACCAGCGAGCTGGTCGGCATGTTCGACACTCTGTTCGGCATTACCACCAGCGACACCGACTACGAACAGCGGGCGTGGTTTCCGCTAGTATCTTCTACCTTCGACCGCTGGGCCGAACTCGGTGGAGCCAACCTGGTCTACGAATCTGTCGACGATGGTACGACCTTTGGCTCACTCAGAGGCCAACTTGGCCAGCGCGGCGACATCCGCCTGGGAGGAGTCGATATGGATGGCCCTCGCGGCACCCTTGGCACCAGCCAGTATCCCCAAGGGGGCGATATCCTGATCGACACGCTCGGCGGTGGCTACTTGCTCGATCCAGCGGATAACTACTTACGATTCCGCAACGTGCTGACCCACGAAATCGGCCACGCTCTCGGTTTTGGGCACGTCTACTCAAGCGATGCCCACTTCTTAATGGAGTCGGAACTCGACCTGACGATCGATGGCCCTCAGTTCGACGACATTCGCGCGCTGCACTATTACTATGGCGATCACAATGAGCGGACGAACAATGGGCTCGGCAACGACACGCTTTCAGCCGCTACGTCGCTCGGCACCCTCGCGTCGGGTACCCGCATTTCGATTGGCGACCATGCGACGACTGGCTTGTCGATTGAGATCGACGAGACCGACTTTGTGAGCATCTCGAATAGTAGCGACCGCGATTTCTACCACTTCAGCGTCGAGCAGCCAGGCACCTTCGATCTGCTGCTTACCCCCCTCGGCGAGTCTTACTTCCAAGGCACCGAAAGCAACTCGCAAGCCGAAACGTTCCCCATCGCGGCTTCGAATCTGTCGTTCTCGCTGTACGACGGTCAGGGGACTCGCTTGCTAACCATCGATGAGTTTCTACACGGCTCGCCCGAGCAACTCAACGACTACGCCGTATCGGAATCAGCAGACTACTACATCGAAGTTCGCGGAACACGCCAATCCCCGCAGCTTTACCAAGTCACACTCACGCATCATGCGTTGATGGTTCCCGAACCATCCTCACTTTTCTTGGTGGTCCTCGCTCTTGGCATGCTCTTACGTAAGCGTAACGCATAG